The genomic DNA GTTTGTCACCAACATCTTTAGGAGCGACGAAACAATCTCGAAACCATTGCCAGGATATTAAAATACAAAACTTTGGGAAAAAAATGCAATTTTTCTTAATAGAAAACTAATTGTTTGACGATAACATGGAAGGAAAATCATAAGTATAATGTCACAAAGGTTACATCTAAGCTTTGGTGTTTCTTTTTAAGCTCTTGCACTTGCGGGAGCATTCATCTTGTCCGGTGAATCAATCTGTTGCACTCATGGAAGGAAAGTCCTATATAATTTTTCCCAAGCATCATTTTCTAAACTATCCCCAGAAAAGGGGAATTCTAAAGTTTTAAATCCTTTAAGAGGACGTATCGTTTTTCTAATCAATTTTCCATCTTGATCAAAGAAAACATATGAAAAGAATATGTAATATCGACAcgaagaaaaggaaaagaaataGACTGATAACAACAGCTCACTTGAATCCGTTACTATCCACGGCAAATCTCCAAGAGCTCGAGATGATTCTGATCGTCTATGAATTGAATGGataacttcaaactcattacatgTACCCTTCCAAAGAAGATACATCTCTTTCAACATCTCCAGGAATTTAATATCTCCAAAACAACTATCATtagtcctctcaaaaataacTATCACTCTTTTTCGAGAAAGGAACCTACAGAACCAAAGTTAACAATCAAGCATTAAACTTCCTGCAACTCACAATATATACGATAGAGAACTGAGATATTTATAACAGGTACAATATGTTGATACAACTTACCTCAATCCCATCTTTTCTTGTAAATACTGTGTTTCGGTCCAGTAGCATTTCTAATATCAAGTTTATAAACCTCATGAAAGTGTTTTAGCTATTATTTACACATCCAGTTAGAAACGTATCAAATGTATGAAGTCACACCTTTTGACCCCTATAGTATCGAACTTCATATCTTTTAACCCTTTTCCATAGTAAAAGACGTTTTTTCCCTCCGATATTGGTCGATATGTCGTTTTATCTCGGAAAAGGGTTAAAAGGAAAGATACCTAATACTACATGGGTTAAATGATAACTTTCATATATTTAAGTAAGTGTTTGTTTAAATTTAACAAGAAGAACAAAGCAGATCAAATGAAAAAGGTATGTTTACACTGGATGTCTCAAGGGGACTACATCGTGAATCTCCTGCTACTAAAATGAAACAAAGTGGGGCTTTATATAGAGCCCAGTACCTACTCAATTATAAAGACTAAACTATCCTTGTATTTTATTCCTCAATATTAAAAGGTATGACTTCATATTTTTTAGGCTGATTTTAGGGACCAAAAGGTCATTAAGCCTAATATAAATTAAACACGAGAAAAACAAGACTGTAGGATGTACAGTTTATAACTCCTGAGTCTTTGGTAGTACGAGATAactaaatttaaatattaaccATGAAGAAAAGAAACTAGAATTCCAATCTGGAATCTGTCACAGTCTTTGCACGGCAGTAGAAAAATCTGGTCAGTCTGCAATCTTAAAAAATTCCACCTTCATTATCGCCATCATCGTCATCCAATGATCGCATATCAAGCTGGTACTGTAGGATTCCTCCAATTCCACCAAACTCTTTGCAGAAGCGTGACCCATCTCCTGTTTTACATTCATTACCAAACCACTCCAACAAATATATGGTTTTTCCGCTGCTCGCAGCTGCTCTTTCCACACCTTCTGATATCTGGTGCCAAGTCGTCGCCCATTTCCTTATTTCTTTAGGGGATCCGGCACCTCTTCCAAATGACCACATCCAAATTTATTACTCAACATACAACTTCATAGATCCCAAATCGTTTTTGGTCCAGAGTGACCCAGCTTGGGACCAAAGGTTTTCATTAGGAGTATAAACTTCGAAAGAGTGATCAACAGCGTAGTCACTGGTATTGAAAACATAGAGCTTTTTAAAAAGCTGAATTACCGAAGGTTTGAGCTTATTTTAAGACAGCGGAGGCAAGTCGTCAAGTGTAACACGTTTGGTGGTGATATCATAAGAGATGAGATTGTAATTATGTACAGCGTACGTGTTCACCTACATCTACGAGTCCGCCGGCCAGAACGATTTTGGTACCAAAAACACCACAACCCACGTTTGAAACACCAGGTATGACACATTCGAGGATCAAGGTTGGTTTCGTACATGACATCAAATCACCAACTCGAGAAGAATACAATAGATACACATGGGGACCATGAATCTGCGTAGCTTCGAAACAAAAGTAAATTTTCATATTGGTGGCCTTCTCATCTATcttaaaatttgtttttaatataTACCCTTCGAACAGAAACCGTAAAATCAAAAAGCTTCGAGGGTGAATTGAATTAGTAAAAGGACCCTGCTACATTTAACACACCCCAACTTCGATTCGTAGACGGACTCGGATTGTTCACAAATTTAGTACTCCGCTGATCCTCGTTACATTATAGCATCGTTACAGTTATTTAATATTCGGGGATAACTTTTATCTCCGTACTTGTAGCCCATGTGGGACAATCATAAGCCGCACTGCCGTTCCTCTATCTTGTGAATTGGGATTTTTATTAGAGTTTTTTATTAATATGTTCCACTTTAAATATTCATTTATAAATATGTcctatttataattttatttataaatatatcctattttcaatttttttaacaattttataTTAACCATGGTTAACTTTACTATTTAACATTTTTGTATGACATATATAACCTTTAGTCTTAAAttcataaattttatatttttatatattactACTTTATCTCTTGTGAAATTATATAAatgtagaagacttgattaattaatttaaattataatatattcttgCCATTAAACTTTTTAACAATGTCTGACACTATTTGTTTTAGTTGTGTCTCACACTAAAAATCATCATCCTCATAAAAGTAAATATATAGATGTTCATTACCACGTGAAAAATCCAGTCAAAACAATTAAAAAGTTTCAAAAGTAATTAACATAGCTATGGAAAAAATTCAACAATCCAAATAAACTAATTCAACTATCTACTTCCACTCTAACCCTTTTTCTTTTTGAATTAGAGCCTATAGGACCTCCACCACACGTAGTTTTGTTATGCGCTTACACTTGCTGCAACACCTTATTTTTTTCTCCTGAAATGTCTCATCACAAGCCTTTCTTCTATTCTTTGGCATGCCTTGTTTTCTAATCAGCAAAGGTGTGACAATAATTGCTTCACGCTACACAAACAAATATAATGACTATTAGTTATCTTAAAAAATTGCTTATATGATTTAATATAGCAACCCTTTAATATAAATACCTCTTCCCAAACATCAAAACCTTCCAATAGTACCATCTCTGATGCATATGTTATCTTATAATTATCCACATAATAATATCTAGCACAATACCTGAGAATCCacaaaaataaattaataatatcgATATGTATTAACaactattttattatttatttatttaattgaataCTTACTCAACCCAATTAGGTCTGATATGTTGCAAAGTACAtatttgatagggataaataaatcatgattacatagttagtgattacagtttgggctgcaaggcccaataagaagatgtatgacattcagaccaaaaaggctaacatgttgatcaggcctgatggatcagatcaggcctgatgggacaaagaaggcccaaaaccctggttatttattaatttcgtaattaataaataagggagaaaaaagctgttaagataagtcctagtggggatataaatccttgtagattggcctcaaggggacctaaaaggataaggaatcagttttctactatctaggactccaaagtccattctaattatgagacttgcccaccaagtctcctataccaattccaattcaaggactcccaacatctatataaggggtctcacccccaccaatcagaactacgttttttgacttgatctttggcaatcagcaaggtacgtaggcattttgttaaggcagattgagtcacgaaacacaagagcagtcaaaatcgagccttgaagctcacgttccttagtattaaatacagcaattatatatattagtttttaacccataacatttggcgccgtctgtgggaaggcacaacaacaaccatggcgaagacacggagaacaattagagctctggaggaaggaacaccatcagagacaacccaggtgatttcatcaaccgtggagattcctccccactcaacttatgcatctactcaagcggaagcccagataggggcaactcaacctcagccacaagggacgactcccccgactattcaaggtacgaatcctcaagttcaacaagtatatgtacctgtgaattctagacctgtcgggtatgaatattcaactgttgttactactaagcccccctatgggatgcccctttaccccgaggttggaggaagtggacatgctgggcgaagtgaagcacgagggcaatcaccccctatatacgaggtttggctcctatccccgaggatcgggaattttctggtccttacagtgagagagactctgaatcttcggatgatgaagtggccccaagaaggaggcgtcctggcaaagagccgatggccgatggaagacaacgcccaagggcgaatccccaagaagtacaTGAAAGGATCaaggctcatgaggctgagatctAAAGGCTGAGGCGCGATTTGGAAGGtcaccagaccccagatacctcctagggggagaattcctcctcctgtcatagacctggatggtccggtacagagaagggctgttgtcccaagaactgatccaagcaatctccttccccttggagatcctgatgattctactccgcccttcactgaagaaataatgaatgcccatatctcaaggaagtttaagatgccaactatcaaagcctataatggcacgggagatcccgctaatcatgtta from Apium graveolens cultivar Ventura chromosome 5, ASM990537v1, whole genome shotgun sequence includes the following:
- the LOC141661499 gene encoding uncharacterized protein LOC141661499, whose protein sequence is MGLRFLSRKRVIVIFERTNDSCFGDIKFLEMLKEMYLLWKGTCNEFEVIHSIHRRSESSRALGDLPWIVTDSKTLEYNMDRCFLLCNVIVMLRPLLNLIKGSSRNLFSDERIFKSISDDDDSIVKPSLHTLLAISSS